The Actinomycetes bacterium genome has a window encoding:
- the dnaX gene encoding DNA polymerase III subunit gamma/tau, protein MGYISFYRKWRPQDFDQVIGQDYTVKTLKNAISKDRLSHSYIFCGPRGTGKTSTARILAKALNCEKGPTPQPCNKCKSCISISEGNNVDVVEIDAASNNGVEHIRELREKVKYLPSKLKKKVYIIDEVHMLSVSAFNALLKVLEEPPSHLVFIMATTEPHKVLPTIMSRCQRFDFYPIPAEEIIKKLKRISETEGITIDDQALNIIAKYADGSLRDADGMLEQLASYGSDRITIDDVTTLLGVIDFELLFEFTDILVEKDVSQAILFAHRLFSSNQDLGTFVQEFLEHLYLLFVYKNYEYPRQVEGITGDFSERYRSQANRINPENLSYFIDVFSQLQKQAQYGHLAKTLFKVNMVKALTYKGLPEKKPVEEPVEKPAAEPGGEESNDAISPNWLKISNLVKRAKISVYAMFAETSGCKVDKNTLYFYLDKNKEWHQQQLNKKPNIDIVTAAVKEATGKKYKVKFVTGQDQEAVALPKDRPQEYEQEQDQQVQEAVKEAGPVPEVYDYLKEKFKIKE, encoded by the coding sequence ATGGGTTATATTTCATTTTACAGAAAATGGAGGCCACAGGACTTTGACCAGGTAATAGGCCAGGATTATACGGTAAAGACTTTAAAGAACGCAATTTCAAAGGACAGGCTGTCCCATTCATATATCTTTTGCGGGCCCCGGGGGACGGGTAAAACATCCACTGCGCGTATCCTGGCCAAGGCTTTAAACTGTGAAAAAGGGCCTACACCCCAACCCTGCAATAAGTGCAAAAGCTGCATCAGCATATCCGAAGGAAACAATGTTGATGTGGTAGAGATTGATGCCGCTTCCAATAATGGGGTGGAGCATATCAGAGAACTCAGGGAAAAAGTAAAGTATCTGCCCAGCAAACTCAAGAAGAAGGTCTATATAATAGATGAGGTACACATGCTTTCGGTTTCTGCTTTTAATGCTTTGCTTAAAGTTCTGGAAGAGCCGCCTTCTCATCTGGTATTTATAATGGCTACCACCGAGCCCCATAAGGTTCTTCCTACTATCATGTCCAGATGCCAGAGGTTTGATTTCTATCCCATACCGGCAGAAGAAATTATAAAAAAACTTAAGAGGATATCGGAAACTGAAGGTATAACCATAGATGATCAAGCTTTGAATATAATTGCAAAATATGCAGATGGAAGCCTCAGAGATGCAGACGGCATGCTGGAACAACTAGCTTCCTACGGGAGTGACCGGATTACTATTGATGATGTTACTACCCTGTTGGGGGTAATAGATTTTGAGCTGTTGTTTGAGTTTACCGATATTTTAGTGGAAAAGGATGTAAGCCAGGCTATCCTGTTTGCCCACAGGTTGTTTAGCAGCAATCAGGATTTGGGCACTTTTGTGCAGGAATTTTTAGAACATCTTTACCTGCTGTTTGTCTATAAAAATTATGAATATCCCCGGCAGGTAGAAGGTATAACCGGGGATTTTAGCGAAAGATACAGGTCCCAGGCAAACCGGATTAACCCGGAGAATTTAAGTTATTTTATAGATGTTTTTTCCCAGCTTCAAAAACAGGCCCAATACGGGCACCTGGCCAAGACCCTGTTTAAAGTTAACATGGTAAAAGCCCTTACTTATAAAGGCCTGCCGGAAAAGAAACCGGTAGAAGAGCCGGTTGAAAAACCAGCGGCAGAACCCGGGGGAGAAGAGAGCAACGATGCAATATCCCCAAACTGGCTAAAGATTTCCAATCTGGTAAAAAGAGCCAAAATATCTGTTTATGCCATGTTTGCCGAAACCAGTGGCTGTAAGGTAGATAAAAATACCCTGTATTTTTATCTGGACAAAAACAAGGAATGGCACCAGCAACAGCTTAATAAAAAACCAAATATTGATATAGTTACTGCGGCGGTAAAGGAAGCCACCGGTAAAAAATACAAGGTGAAGTTTGTAACCGGCCAAGACCAGGAAGCTGTGGCATTGCCCAAAGACAGGCCGCAGGAGTATGAACAGGAGCAGGACCAGCAAGTGCAGGAGGCGGTAAAAGAGGCCGGACCGGTGCCGGAGGTCTATGATTATTTAAAAGAGAAATTTAAGATAAAGGAGTAA
- a CDS encoding MFS transporter has protein sequence MVETKLKFNRLQVSLSATSHLVTDLYASFIVGLIPVLAVKFDLSLFLVSILTSTNYIANSFTQPVFGLLSDRHGTKYFMVMGPLLASVFISLLGVLPSYWLIVAFLFFGNLSISAFHPPSASIAGHFGGERRGLGNSIIAFGGNLGYAAGSLFIIFIVEKLGLSFTPLAMIPGVIMSLILLKTLQSPHIEIPDPGQPTIFSRIKNIKKTKLGLIIIIFFTSYSRDLIWISLVTFLPLYFTQRNITLLNVGYLLLAFGVVGAIGGIITGYYYDRGLKGTTLIQAGLLFCLPLLFLVFRTEGLLSIILYILGGFFLVSTLPVCIRLSQEILPSNLGLASSLVIGLSGGTAAITMIFLGRAADIIGVVATMNIVLAVPLISIILLMFFPLLKAKS, from the coding sequence ATGGTAGAAACTAAACTTAAATTTAACCGTTTGCAGGTATCACTATCGGCAACCAGCCATCTGGTAACCGACCTGTATGCCAGTTTTATTGTAGGACTGATTCCGGTTCTGGCTGTAAAATTTGATCTGTCGCTGTTTTTGGTAAGCATACTTACTTCTACCAATTATATTGCCAACAGCTTTACTCAGCCGGTATTCGGGCTGCTTTCAGACCGGCATGGAACCAAGTATTTTATGGTAATGGGCCCTCTTCTGGCATCAGTATTCATAAGCCTTCTGGGAGTGCTTCCGTCCTACTGGCTTATTGTTGCCTTCCTTTTTTTCGGAAACCTGTCCATATCCGCATTCCATCCTCCCAGTGCTTCCATTGCCGGACACTTTGGTGGAGAAAGAAGGGGCCTGGGCAACTCCATTATAGCCTTTGGCGGTAATCTCGGTTATGCGGCCGGCTCCCTTTTTATTATTTTTATAGTAGAAAAACTTGGTTTATCTTTTACTCCCCTGGCCATGATCCCCGGCGTCATAATGTCCTTGATCCTTCTAAAGACTCTTCAATCTCCACACATAGAAATACCTGACCCCGGCCAGCCTACCATATTCTCCAGGATTAAAAACATAAAGAAAACCAAACTGGGCCTGATAATCATTATCTTTTTTACCTCTTATTCCAGGGACCTGATATGGATATCCCTGGTTACCTTTTTACCCCTGTATTTTACCCAGAGAAATATTACCCTTTTAAATGTAGGGTACCTGCTGCTTGCCTTTGGGGTAGTAGGAGCCATAGGGGGAATAATCACCGGATACTATTATGACCGGGGCTTAAAAGGCACCACCCTTATACAGGCAGGACTACTGTTTTGCCTTCCCCTACTGTTCCTGGTGTTCAGGACAGAAGGCCTTTTATCTATTATTCTCTATATTTTAGGAGGATTTTTTCTTGTATCCACCCTGCCGGTATGCATAAGGCTCTCCCAGGAAATACTTCCTTCCAACCTGGGCCTGGCTTCTTCGCTGGTAATTGGATTAAGTGGCGGAACAGCAGCTATAACCATGATATTTCTGGGTAGGGCAGCCGATATAATCGGGGTGGTAGCTACCATGAACATTGTACTGGCTGTACCATTGATAAGCATTATACTGTTGATGTTTTTCCCCCTGCTTAAGGCTAAATCCTAA
- a CDS encoding RNA-binding transcriptional accessory protein, translated as MATQYSKTISEKLDISENRVESTLQLLEDGNTIPFIARYRKEATGNLDETLIQGIEKEAKKLAELDSRKGTILKEIKSQGKLEPSLKKEIESADSLTELEDLYLPFKPKRKTKASVAREKGLEPLAKKIFGQSDFDPESEAKKYLNEKVESTDAALEGAGYIIAEWINEDRAAREQIRDLFSKRAAVRSISAQKDYEDALKYKDYFDYSEPLSTISSHRYLAIIRGEREGYLRVMVSPDAEEGIKRLEEIFVKSSNPASRQVELAVTDSYRRLLSPSMENELRKEAKQVADTEAIAVFANNLRQLLLAPVLGSKRILAIDPGYRTGCKVVCLDEQGDLIYKHTIYPHAPIKKEEEAAKDIKDMVSRFNIEAIAIGNGTAGRETRQFIDSLELSDKVRVFVVSENGASIYSASEVAREEFPDHDVTVRGAVSIGRRLADPLSELVKIDPKSIGVGQYQHDVDQGRLKESLNQVVESCVNMVGVNLNTASRHLLMYVSGLGPRIAENIVNYRSKNGRFKSRKELKQVPKLGDKIFQQCAGFLRIGQGINPLDSSGVHPESYYLVEKIAGDLGVKIEDLIGDKNIEQKIDLARYVDKNAGMLTLKDIAAELAKPGRDPRDTVDDFEFNRDLKTIEDLSTGMVVNGIITNITNFGAFVDIGLKTDGLIHISQISSDFIKHPQDVVSMHQKVKAKVIGIDLQRKRISLSLKDIN; from the coding sequence ATGGCTACGCAGTACTCAAAAACCATCTCTGAAAAGTTAGATATTTCTGAAAACAGGGTAGAATCCACTTTACAGTTGCTGGAAGACGGCAATACCATACCTTTTATAGCCAGATACAGAAAAGAAGCTACCGGAAACCTTGACGAGACATTGATTCAGGGAATAGAGAAAGAGGCAAAGAAACTGGCCGAGCTGGACAGCAGAAAAGGAACCATCCTCAAAGAGATAAAAAGCCAGGGCAAACTTGAGCCTTCCCTTAAAAAGGAAATAGAAAGTGCAGACAGCCTAACTGAATTGGAAGATCTCTACCTTCCCTTTAAGCCCAAGAGAAAGACCAAGGCCTCTGTAGCCAGGGAAAAGGGGCTGGAGCCACTGGCGAAAAAAATATTTGGCCAATCCGACTTTGACCCTGAGAGTGAGGCTAAAAAATACCTGAATGAAAAAGTGGAAAGCACCGATGCTGCCCTGGAGGGAGCAGGATATATAATAGCAGAATGGATAAATGAAGACAGGGCAGCCAGGGAGCAAATAAGGGATCTGTTTTCCAAGAGGGCCGCGGTAAGGTCAATATCTGCCCAAAAAGATTATGAAGATGCATTAAAATACAAGGATTATTTTGATTATTCTGAACCCCTTTCCACAATAAGCTCGCACCGTTACCTGGCTATCATTAGGGGCGAAAGAGAAGGCTATTTAAGGGTTATGGTATCTCCCGATGCCGAGGAAGGAATTAAAAGGCTAGAAGAAATATTTGTAAAATCATCTAATCCGGCCAGCCGGCAGGTAGAGCTGGCAGTAACGGATAGTTACCGCAGGCTGCTTTCTCCTTCCATGGAAAATGAGTTAAGGAAAGAGGCTAAACAGGTTGCGGATACCGAAGCCATTGCTGTTTTTGCCAATAACCTCAGGCAGCTGCTCCTGGCCCCCGTACTGGGATCTAAAAGGATACTGGCTATTGATCCCGGGTACCGGACCGGATGTAAAGTTGTATGTCTGGATGAGCAGGGAGACTTAATCTATAAACACACCATATATCCACATGCCCCGATTAAAAAAGAAGAGGAAGCGGCAAAAGATATAAAAGATATGGTGTCCAGGTTTAATATAGAAGCCATAGCTATTGGAAATGGCACTGCCGGCAGGGAAACCCGGCAGTTTATAGATTCTTTAGAGCTTTCAGATAAGGTAAGGGTGTTTGTGGTCAGTGAAAACGGTGCATCCATTTATTCGGCTTCAGAAGTGGCCAGGGAAGAATTTCCTGATCATGATGTTACGGTAAGGGGCGCGGTTTCCATTGGCAGGCGGCTGGCCGATCCGTTATCGGAACTTGTAAAAATCGATCCCAAATCCATAGGGGTAGGTCAGTACCAGCATGATGTAGATCAGGGAAGGCTAAAAGAGAGCCTTAACCAGGTGGTCGAGAGCTGCGTTAACATGGTGGGGGTTAACCTGAATACAGCCAGCAGGCACCTGTTGATGTATGTATCAGGGCTGGGTCCCAGGATTGCTGAAAACATAGTGAATTACCGCAGTAAAAATGGGCGTTTTAAAAGCAGAAAAGAGCTCAAACAGGTTCCCAAGCTGGGAGACAAGATATTTCAGCAATGTGCAGGCTTTTTAAGAATCGGGCAGGGAATAAATCCTCTGGACAGCAGCGGGGTACATCCGGAAAGCTACTATCTGGTAGAGAAAATAGCCGGGGATCTGGGAGTAAAAATAGAAGACTTGATAGGGGATAAAAATATTGAACAGAAGATAGATCTGGCCAGGTACGTAGATAAAAATGCAGGGATGCTTACTTTAAAAGATATTGCAGCAGAGCTGGCTAAACCAGGAAGGGATCCCCGGGACACGGTAGATGATTTTGAGTTTAACCGGGATTTAAAAACTATAGAAGACTTAAGCACAGGCATGGTGGTTAATGGTATTATTACCAATATTACTAATTTTGGTGCTTTTGTAGATATCGGGCTAAAAACTGACGGCCTGATACATATATCCCAGATTTCTTCAGATTTTATAAAACACCCCCAGGATGTTGTTAGCATGCATCAGAAGGTTAAGGCCAAAGTAATAGGCATAGACCTGCAGAGGAAAAGAATATCCCTGTCCTTAAAGGATATAAATTAG
- a CDS encoding type II secretion system F family protein: MQNIYFYIMLGSVFLSVFLIILFSGMPKIVKPTDKKRMDKLDYYQMPYSREEKKIPSFMERVVLPFFGKIAAVTKRLSPSNIVENTRRKLELAGAYERISVDMYLAIKLLFPVGIFFLDIIIFIFFPTSLLVKIILLAFIPISYFFPDIYMSSKISGRQTEIRKTLPNALDLLTISVEAGMGFDHALARVAGNIKGSLGDELNKMLHEIQLGFSRKDAFRNLNRRTEVEDLNTFIVLMIQAETFGISVGKVLRVQANEMRTKRRQRAEEAGAKAPVKLVFPLIFCLFPALMTVIIGPAVIRILGVLAQMSSP, translated from the coding sequence ATGCAGAATATATATTTTTATATCATGCTGGGGTCGGTTTTTCTGAGCGTATTTTTGATAATATTGTTTTCAGGGATGCCTAAAATAGTTAAGCCTACAGACAAGAAGAGGATGGATAAGCTTGATTATTACCAGATGCCTTATTCCCGGGAGGAAAAAAAGATTCCTTCATTTATGGAAAGAGTTGTCTTACCTTTCTTTGGTAAAATTGCAGCGGTAACCAAGAGGCTCAGTCCCTCCAATATAGTAGAAAATACCAGGAGAAAATTAGAACTTGCCGGGGCATATGAAAGGATAAGTGTGGATATGTACCTGGCCATAAAACTACTGTTCCCCGTAGGGATTTTCTTTCTGGATATAATAATATTTATATTTTTTCCTACCAGCTTGTTAGTAAAAATAATACTTCTGGCCTTTATACCCATCTCTTATTTTTTCCCCGATATTTATATGAGCAGCAAGATTTCTGGCCGGCAAACTGAGATAAGAAAGACACTGCCCAATGCCCTGGACCTGTTAACCATTAGTGTTGAAGCAGGAATGGGTTTTGACCATGCCCTGGCCAGGGTTGCCGGCAATATCAAAGGCAGCCTGGGAGATGAATTAAATAAAATGCTTCACGAAATCCAGCTGGGGTTCTCCCGAAAGGATGCTTTCAGAAACCTTAACCGCAGGACTGAAGTAGAAGACCTCAATACCTTCATAGTGTTAATGATACAGGCAGAAACATTTGGAATATCGGTGGGAAAGGTGCTTAGAGTCCAGGCAAATGAGATGAGAACAAAAAGAAGGCAGAGAGCTGAAGAAGCTGGAGCCAAAGCTCCGGTTAAACTGGTATTCCCCCTTATTTTCTGTCTTTTCCCTGCCCTGATGACCGTAATTATTGGTCCGGCCGTAATAAGAATACTTGGGGTGCTGGCCCAGATGTCCTCACCGTAG